The Sus scrofa isolate TJ Tabasco breed Duroc chromosome X, Sscrofa11.1, whole genome shotgun sequence genome has a segment encoding these proteins:
- the TMSB15B gene encoding thymosin beta-15B, producing the protein MSDKPDLSEVEKFDRSKLKKTNTKEKNTLPSKETIQQEKECVQTS; encoded by the exons ATGAGTGACAAGCCAGACTTGTCTGAAGTGGAGAAGTTTGACAGGTCAAAACTGAAGAAGACtaatactaaagaaaaaaacactctTCCCTCAAAGGAAA CTATCCAGCAGGAGAAAGAGTGTGTTCAAACATCGTAA